A stretch of Chlamydiota bacterium DNA encodes these proteins:
- the serS gene encoding serine--tRNA ligase, whose product MLDIKLIRKDPAAVKAALARRGGAAAIDDLLRLDAERRQCVAAVEALKSRKNLVSKEVGKAKAVGKEASEAIAEMKQVSDKIRDYDLKVGDIDSRMEDLMLRIPNIPDISTPDGASSNDNVIVKQIGELPRFDFEPLPHWEIGERLGILDFASGSLLSGSNFPVYKGLGARLERALWSWMLDLHVREHGYTEVSPPYLVKRECMTGTGQLPKLEGDMYLCGEDDLFLVPTAEVPLVNLHRGRILDERALPLSYVAYSPCFRREAGSYGKETRGLMRVHQFDKVEMVKITRPEESLAALDAMLRHAEEVLEALGLPYRVLALCAGEISFASAKTYDIEVWAAGVRRWLEVASISTCGDFQARRAGIRVRLKEGKGTFHPHTLNGSGVALARTFLALLENFQTADGLVAVPEALAPYMGGAKVIGA is encoded by the coding sequence ATGCTCGACATCAAACTGATCCGCAAGGACCCCGCGGCCGTGAAGGCCGCCCTCGCGCGACGCGGCGGCGCCGCCGCGATAGACGACCTCCTGCGCCTCGACGCCGAGCGCAGGCAGTGCGTGGCGGCGGTGGAGGCGCTCAAGAGCCGCAAGAACCTCGTCTCCAAGGAGGTAGGAAAAGCGAAGGCGGTGGGGAAGGAGGCCTCCGAGGCCATCGCTGAGATGAAGCAGGTTTCCGACAAAATCCGGGACTATGACCTCAAGGTGGGGGATATAGACTCCAGGATGGAAGACCTGATGCTCCGGATCCCAAATATCCCCGATATCTCCACGCCCGATGGAGCGAGTAGCAACGATAATGTGATTGTCAAGCAAATAGGGGAGTTGCCCCGATTCGATTTTGAGCCGTTGCCGCACTGGGAGATAGGGGAACGCCTGGGGATACTCGATTTCGCCTCCGGGTCGCTGCTGAGCGGATCGAACTTTCCCGTCTACAAGGGGCTTGGCGCCCGTCTCGAGCGCGCGCTCTGGTCGTGGATGCTGGATCTGCACGTGCGGGAGCACGGCTACACGGAGGTGAGCCCGCCGTACCTCGTGAAACGCGAATGCATGACGGGGACCGGCCAGCTCCCCAAGCTCGAGGGCGACATGTACCTGTGCGGCGAGGACGACCTGTTCCTCGTGCCCACCGCGGAGGTGCCGCTCGTGAATCTCCACCGGGGTCGGATCCTCGACGAGCGCGCCCTCCCGCTGAGCTACGTCGCCTACTCCCCGTGCTTCAGGCGCGAGGCCGGCTCCTACGGGAAGGAGACGCGCGGGCTGATGCGCGTGCACCAGTTCGACAAGGTGGAGATGGTTAAAATCACGCGCCCCGAGGAGTCGCTCGCGGCGCTCGATGCGATGCTTCGCCACGCGGAGGAGGTGCTCGAGGCCCTCGGCCTTCCGTACCGGGTTCTCGCGCTCTGCGCCGGGGAGATAAGCTTCGCCTCCGCCAAGACGTACGACATCGAGGTCTGGGCGGCGGGGGTGCGGAGGTGGCTCGAGGTCGCCTCGATCAGCACCTGCGGGGACTTCCAGGCGCGGCGCGCGGGGATCCGCGTCCGGCTCAAGGAGGGGAAAGGGACCTTCCACCCCCACACGCTCAACGGCTCCGGCGTGGCGCTGGCGCGGACCTTCCTCGCGCTGCTGGAAAATTTCCAGACCGCCGACGGCCTGGTCGCCGTCCCGGAGGCGCTCGCCCCGTACATGGGCGGCGCGAAGGTCATAGGCGCGTAG
- a CDS encoding zinc-dependent peptidase, translating into MRIIRRADIALHGACAAGVALLAALFAAPFGRPVGGLLAFSAFLAYAAAALRRPFRRARLAQAEFPAAWREILRREVRYYRGLDAPGRARFERDLRWFLDERTIEGVDGVRVTDELRLLVAAGAAVLLHGRPDWELPPGHAILLYPRAFDEEFRCAPRGPLDGQAHGQGPVILARGAVREGWRDPAGAGNVVLHEFAHLLDMKGGVSDGVPREMPRAEVCGWLALAEAEMDKAARGRSLLRPYAAENPAEFFAVAVECFFGKPRLLRARHPALYAALARFFNQEPR; encoded by the coding sequence ATGCGGATCATCAGGCGGGCCGACATCGCGCTGCACGGCGCGTGCGCGGCGGGGGTGGCGCTGCTCGCCGCCCTGTTCGCGGCGCCGTTCGGGCGCCCGGTCGGGGGCCTCCTCGCCTTCTCGGCGTTCCTCGCCTATGCCGCGGCCGCGCTGCGCCGCCCGTTCAGGCGGGCCCGGCTGGCGCAGGCGGAATTCCCCGCGGCGTGGCGGGAGATCCTCAGGCGGGAGGTGCGGTACTACCGGGGGCTGGACGCGCCGGGGCGCGCCCGCTTCGAGCGCGACCTGCGCTGGTTTCTCGACGAGCGGACGATCGAGGGCGTGGACGGCGTGCGCGTCACCGACGAGCTGCGGCTGCTCGTCGCGGCGGGGGCGGCGGTCCTCCTCCACGGGCGGCCCGACTGGGAGCTGCCGCCCGGACATGCGATCCTGCTCTACCCGCGCGCGTTCGACGAAGAGTTCAGGTGCGCGCCGCGCGGGCCGCTGGACGGTCAGGCGCATGGACAGGGGCCGGTCATCCTCGCGCGCGGCGCGGTGCGGGAGGGATGGCGGGATCCGGCGGGCGCGGGCAACGTGGTCCTCCACGAGTTCGCGCACCTGCTGGACATGAAGGGCGGCGTTTCAGACGGCGTGCCCCGGGAAATGCCGCGGGCGGAGGTGTGCGGCTGGCTCGCCCTCGCCGAGGCGGAGATGGATAAGGCGGCGCGGGGGCGGTCGCTGTTGCGGCCGTACGCCGCGGAGAACCCGGCCGAGTTCTTCGCCGTGGCGGTGGAGTGCTTCTTCGGGAAACCGCGCCTCCTCCGGGCGCGCCACCCCGCGCTCTACGCCGCGCTCGCCCGGTTCTTCAACCAGGAGCCGCGGTAG